Proteins encoded by one window of Streptomyces sp. LX-29:
- a CDS encoding peptidoglycan-binding domain-containing protein produces the protein MATEICNHTKTRPTIKRGSSGPAVMQAQCYLNNSLTNTNLATDGVFGPVTEQATHRFQTCADITVDGVIGAQTWSHLAFWANSPDFVC, from the coding sequence GTGGCCACCGAAATCTGCAACCACACCAAAACCCGCCCCACGATAAAGCGGGGCTCCTCCGGTCCAGCCGTCATGCAGGCGCAGTGTTATTTGAACAATTCACTGACGAACACGAACCTCGCCACCGACGGGGTATTCGGGCCGGTCACCGAGCAAGCCACGCACCGATTCCAGACCTGCGCGGATATCACGGTCGACGGCGTCATCGGTGCGCAGACCTGGTCCCACCTGGCGTTCTGGGCCAACAGCCCGGACTTCGTCTGCTGA
- a CDS encoding peptidoglycan-binding protein produces MSNQDTYYTVKTGDTLWGIAQQYGTTVEQLQAWNNIPNPNVIKVGQRLLVRKASTGFIPFPGGDWFKGLPNSPIIGMMATRLIEEGCSAYGPYGGQTQWNEEHRKSYSLWQRKLGYSGADADGWPGRTSWDKLRVPYPYFDAKAA; encoded by the coding sequence ATGAGCAATCAAGACACCTATTACACCGTCAAGACGGGTGACACGCTCTGGGGCATCGCGCAGCAGTACGGAACCACCGTGGAACAGCTGCAGGCCTGGAACAACATCCCTAATCCGAACGTCATCAAGGTGGGCCAGCGCCTCCTGGTCAGAAAGGCGTCCACCGGCTTCATACCCTTCCCCGGCGGGGACTGGTTCAAGGGTCTACCGAACAGCCCGATCATCGGCATGATGGCCACTCGGCTGATCGAAGAGGGATGCTCCGCCTACGGTCCGTACGGCGGCCAGACCCAGTGGAACGAGGAACACCGCAAGTCCTACTCCCTGTGGCAGCGGAAGCTGGGCTACTCGGGCGCGGACGCGGACGGCTGGCCCGGACGGACGTCCTGGGACAAGCTGCGCGTGCCGTACCCGTACTTCGACGCCAAGGCGGCGTGA
- a CDS encoding SDR family oxidoreductase, protein MTEQRVFLVTGGGTGIGAATARLLSAAGHRVVVSGRRPEPLRQIAEETGALAHPADAGDPAAVAGLVDAAVAAYGRLDGVVLNAGVGRGGAVGDLTDEDWETVLRTNLTGPFLLLRAALPHLLEARGSVVAVASVSALRNGVGNAAYATSKAALLQLCRSLAVDYGPRGLRANTVCPSWVRTEMADRRMARFAAETGRADDGVEAAYEEATRLLPARRPGEPEEVAEAISWLLSPAASFVNGAVLTVDGGVTALDPGTAAFGFRIEPRGAED, encoded by the coding sequence ATGACGGAGCAGCGAGTCTTCCTCGTCACCGGCGGTGGAACCGGCATCGGGGCCGCCACCGCGCGGCTGTTGTCGGCGGCCGGGCACCGCGTCGTGGTGTCCGGGAGGCGGCCGGAGCCGCTGCGACAGATCGCCGAGGAGACAGGGGCGCTGGCGCACCCCGCCGACGCCGGCGACCCCGCGGCGGTCGCCGGGCTCGTGGACGCGGCCGTCGCCGCCTACGGGCGGCTGGACGGAGTCGTGCTCAACGCGGGCGTCGGCCGCGGCGGGGCGGTGGGCGACCTGACGGACGAGGACTGGGAGACGGTGCTGCGGACCAACCTCACCGGCCCCTTCCTGCTGCTGCGCGCCGCGCTTCCGCACCTGTTGGAGGCGCGCGGCTCGGTCGTCGCCGTCGCCTCCGTCTCCGCGCTGCGCAACGGCGTGGGCAACGCGGCGTACGCGACGTCCAAGGCCGCGCTGCTCCAGCTGTGCCGCTCGCTCGCCGTCGACTACGGGCCGCGGGGCCTGCGGGCCAACACCGTCTGTCCCAGCTGGGTGCGCACCGAGATGGCCGACCGGCGCATGGCCCGCTTCGCGGCGGAGACCGGCCGGGCGGACGACGGGGTCGAGGCGGCGTACGAGGAGGCGACCCGGCTGCTCCCGGCGCGCCGCCCCGGCGAGCCGGAGGAGGTCGCCGAGGCGATCTCCTGGCTGCTCTCCCCCGCCGCGTCCTTCGTGAACGGCGCGGTGCTCACCGTCGACGGCGGGGTGACGGCGCTGGACCCCGGCACCGCCGCCTTCGGCTTCCGTATCGAACCCCGCGGCGCGGAGGACTGA
- a CDS encoding class I SAM-dependent methyltransferase — translation MTEPDFLRTAQTFYDTVATDYADHFRDVLAARPLERALLAAFAELVRAAGGGQVADVGCGPGLVTGHLHGLGLNTFGIDLSPRMVALARQAHPELRFEQGSMTALDLPDETLDGLVAWYSIIHVPLDRLPEVFAEFHRVLAPGGRLLLAFQIGDEPLHLERPFGHPVALDFHRRQPDHIAELLHRSGLTVFARQRRELDETIGDTAPQGFLLARKPVADDRR, via the coding sequence ATGACCGAACCCGACTTCCTCCGCACGGCCCAGACCTTCTACGACACCGTGGCGACCGACTACGCCGACCACTTCCGGGACGTCCTGGCCGCCAGGCCCCTGGAGCGGGCGCTGCTCGCCGCCTTCGCCGAGCTCGTACGGGCCGCGGGCGGGGGCCAGGTCGCCGACGTCGGATGCGGTCCAGGCCTGGTGACGGGGCATCTGCACGGGCTGGGGCTGAACACCTTCGGGATAGACCTGTCGCCGCGGATGGTCGCGCTCGCCCGACAGGCCCACCCGGAGCTGCGCTTCGAGCAGGGCTCGATGACGGCGCTGGACCTGCCGGACGAGACCCTCGACGGCCTCGTGGCGTGGTATTCGATCATCCACGTCCCGCTGGACCGGCTCCCGGAGGTGTTCGCGGAGTTCCATCGCGTACTGGCTCCCGGCGGACGGCTGCTGCTCGCCTTCCAGATCGGCGACGAACCCCTCCATCTGGAGCGGCCGTTCGGCCACCCCGTGGCGCTCGACTTCCACCGGCGGCAACCGGACCACATCGCCGAGCTGCTGCACCGGTCCGGGCTGACGGTGTTCGCCCGGCAGCGGCGCGAGCTCGACGAGACGATCGGCGACACCGCCCCGCAGGGCTTCCTGCTCGCCCGCAAGCCCGTCGCCGACGACCGACGATAG
- a CDS encoding GntR family transcriptional regulator → MERMRRTLRSDEVVERIRDDIAEGRYGPGDRLPHPESLAEELRKLTKAVEAAYRRLVEEGVLVEGLLEPGYFVADPELDPDVHATMRAVRSVQLQLGRLDRRLTELTERVEAVEQGLRERRRAGDGRPSDPLY, encoded by the coding sequence ATGGAGCGCATGCGAAGGACACTGAGGTCGGACGAGGTCGTGGAGCGGATCCGCGACGACATCGCCGAGGGACGGTACGGGCCGGGCGACCGGCTGCCCCACCCCGAGAGCCTCGCCGAGGAGCTACGGAAGCTCACCAAGGCCGTCGAGGCCGCGTACCGGCGGCTGGTCGAGGAAGGGGTGCTGGTCGAGGGACTGCTGGAGCCGGGCTACTTCGTCGCGGATCCGGAGCTGGACCCCGACGTCCACGCCACCATGCGAGCGGTGCGCTCCGTCCAGCTCCAGCTGGGGCGGCTCGACCGGCGGCTGACCGAACTCACCGAGCGGGTGGAAGCGGTGGAGCAGGGCCTGCGTGAACGGCGCCGTGCCGGCGACGGGCGCCCCTCCGACCCGCTGTACTGA